The sequence below is a genomic window from Lolium perenne isolate Kyuss_39 chromosome 7, Kyuss_2.0, whole genome shotgun sequence.
AAACGAGCCCTTAGGGGTCTTCAACTCCAGGCATTGAGTCAAAATAAAGATGCACACTGTGTTGTTGGCAGGATTCCCAGGTTCATCCACTGAGCCAAATAATGTTCTCGCCCATGTAAGTCCTCCTGGCttctcttttttatttttttattgtgATTTTCTATCCGCATAGCTCAATTATCTTTTTTTCTCGTTGCAGAAAGCAGAGGAGAAAGATAGGCTCACCATGCTCACTGATGATGTTTTACTGCACATCTTAGGGAGAGTCGACCTTGCTACGGCAGCAAGGACAAGCACTCTGTCAAAGCAGTGGAGAAACTTGCCTTGGTTGCTTCCTGAGCTCAACCTTCACGTTACGGATTTTCTCTGCCCAGATGACCAGGTTGAGCTTGCACAACAGATGGATCAAGCAATGGCGTCCCTCACAAAAGCCACTAAGAGTTTCTTGGCTCAACCCCACGTCACATACGACACCGCCGCGAGACTATCTCTTAAGTTATACGTGACCGGCAACTACAACTACAAGTATGGCATTGGCCTGCTAGTTAGTGACGCCATTGACAATGGGATGGTAAAGGAACTGGACCTTGCCATTCTTGACAAGAAGGAATACTGTAAAAACAAGGATAAGCTACAACAAGCGCAGGATGTGGAGGGGTTTTTCAGTGAATATCCTAGTATGATTGGTTGCCTTGCAAGGCTCCATCTACAAAATGTGCGCTTTGCCGAGTGGGATATAAGTCACCTTTTATTTGACTGCTGCAAGCAACTGCAGCATCTTAGTCTGGACAATTGTGATGCCGGGAAATGGTCGATATGGCAGATAAATGCGCCGAATTCGAATATCAGAATTCTCGAATTCCGTGTAACCTGGATGAAAAGACTTGAGGTGCTATGCCTTCCTAAACTTGAGAGGCTCCATTTCAAGAATTGGTTGTATCATGAGCCCCCCTTGCGTTTTGGTTCTGTCTCATCTCTTAAGGAATTGTTGCTCCTATGTCCTGCAACTATGGATCACAGAGACTTTAGTTTAAGCCAGGTTCTATGTGGTGCCACGAACTTGCATACCCTAACCTTAAACTTCCAAGGAGAAAAGGTAATTTGATACTTGTTTTTCCGTGCACCGAACTATGTTTCAGTTTGGAGCACATAGCTGTGGATATGATTATAGTTTCATTAGGAAAAATTTAAGGTACCAcaagatgatttaggattaggacCATGCCAGAAACTTCCCATTAGTTAGCAAATGTGCACTTCCTCTATATGTGCAAATCCTTATGCTTctggtattttccttattttatGTCTATGCATCAGCTTTGGATTCAACCAGAAGGAAAGCAACTCTGCACTGCATTTAACATGCTAAGGAAACTGTGTATCCATGGCATCTATGTTGAATTTGACCTGTTATGGACAATAAATCTCCTTGAAGCTGCTACATCTGTTGAGATATTCGATGTTGAGGTACCTTTACTCTTCCTCTTTTTGAATTTAGTTGGAACATACATAACCCTTTCATGGTGTAAATCCATTTTAACCCAAATGTAAGAGAAACAACCATGAAGTAGACGCATGGCTTCCTCTTTCAGCAATGTTGTTGATATTAACTCATGATAACATGTAGAATACTCACTTGGTAATAGTATAGTATAAGCAGCTACATAATTAGTTTATGTTGCTTGAATACAGATATACGAACATCAATGCCAAGAAGGGGAAAGGAGAGTAAGATATTATGGTGCTCAGAGGGAGAAACCTTCTTGGAAAGCGTCTGGGTTCACAGTCTGTAATAACCGGCGGTTGAAAGAACTCCGATTTGCTGGATTTAGGCCCCTACTGGAGTCACATATGTTATTTGTAAGAGCCATTATGGATCATGCCCCACACTTGGAAACTGTTCTACTGACAGATGGCGAAGCATCATGCGAGAACTGTGATGCAGTTGTCCCGCCGCCTCCCCGGACAGGAGGCTTGTTTCCAAGGGACAGAGATGAGCAAGAGACAGTGGCCAGGGAACTGAGAAGCAGGGCGTGCGCCTCGGCGAAGATTGTTTTCAGCACCAGATACTCTACTGTAGTATTGTAAACTTTGCAGGCTGTTTTTGTGTTAGAGTTCAAATTTACTGTCTGTTTAAATCATCCCTTTTAAAGATTTCCTTTATTTGCCAATAAAAGTGTGTCATTTGCATCGTTTATATGTTTTTCATTATTAATATATATGGTTTACCTGCAGCTATTTGCCGGTGTTGCGGGTCCTGTcttttcatcttcctttatgtagaCTAGCTTCTTGGAACGAACTGCTTATGCGGTTAGATTCAATACATTTGGCTCCGGGGACAGATGAATTACGATGGAGTCTTATCAAGAATAGTGTATTTCGGTAGAATCTATGTACAAAGCTTTTTTGCATTCCTACTCAACCGGTTCTAAATTACAAATCCATCTAGAAGATAAAGATACCTCTGAAAACAAAGGTTATCTTCATAGAGGTGATTTTTACTATTGTAAGAAATGTGTGTTCTGTCACGAAGATGATACAATAAAACACTTTTTCTTCAATTGTCgggttgctagatctatatgatcaaccattcagataggttctacccTGTACCCTCCCCgtttttggcaattggctaaatgtGATGGATTCCAGGTATAAGACGATTATCCGGGTGGGAGTGGAGGAAACATGACTGTTACGTCGTCTGGCGACGGCCCAGGCGATCGATGGGCCGTCCCCGCGATCCGGCCACCGTGGCTTCTCCGACGTCGTCTGGAACGTTGGAGATGGCTCCTCGGGCCGCCGGCGGTTCTTCAACACCATCGGTGTCGTCGGAGCTTCATCACCTCGGTAAGTTCTAGGCTCTAGCTGATGATGATTCCGCATCAAgttcggaggaggaggaagagagcaCCGTGTCTGCGAGCGCCTTCAAGTACCTCTGCCGCTCCCCTTCGCCGGTTGCTAACCGAGACCTCGTTGAGTCGACGTCAGTCTTGGCTAGGCGAGCTGAAAAACGGCGCTACTGGGCCCGTTGGTGAGTTGTGATCGATTTCGTGAGGGTGTTCCAGGCCGACCTAGTTCGCGCAATGTTGATCGACGTGAGGCAAGACGAGTCACGAACCAACGGTTTTTGCGTCTCCAAGAAAGGTACGTTCTATGGTCTCTTCTCCGTCGCCGGACGACGTCCTCTCTCCGTTTCAACACCATTTCCCAGTTCTAGAGCCTTCCACCTTCACCATTGCTGCTAATGATGCCGTCGGTTGGACGGTGGTTCAACGAAGGCGAAGGTAgtcgagaaccaacctgaggttgggtggttaggaggatggttgtatccccagcccaccagagttcaaaccccaggtttgacatctgtgtgtctcataaaaggcggaatattcattcagtgggaggcgacgttcccgtcgacagcgaggcgcctgtggtgacttcgtcaatttcaagatccaatccgccagctcagtcttccggaggtgctcataggggtagggtgtgcgtgtgtgcgttcataggggtgagtgtatgcgcgtgtatgtaagcgtctgcgtttgtactgtgtttctaaaaaaaacGAAGGCGAAGGTAGTCAGATCTCCAGTCGGGATCTGATCCGAAACTTTCGGACAATTCAAAAAACGGCGCTACTGGGCCCGTTGGTGAGTTGTGATCGATTTCGTGAGGGTGTTCCAGGCCGACCTAGTTCGCGCAATGTTGATCGACGTGAGGCAAGACGAGTCACGAACCAACCAATCCGAGCGCAGCCTCAAAAAATTCCTAACAACACCAACATCGTTGCTGGGCGTGCGTGGCATGATAAGTTAAGGTTTTGGTGGGCTCGTGCTAACTTGGTGCGTCACGGCAGCGAACGTGCGGGCGGCGGACGCGACTCTGCTCACACGGAACAATGGTGGTGGCGGATATGGTCCTGCTCGTGGACTCGGGCCGGGAAGAGGGCGTGGTGACCGCGGTAATTGACGAGGGATtaccttgtcaatgcctacgtattgtagacttgggtttcggaagagagcgacgatggagattccgggagcgagattaggcacacgacgtacccagcttcgggtcccttgatggaggatccctacgtgctgctagtaaTCTAGTATATAATCATATGCATGTTTACAGGGGACGCCCATAGgcagagctatgttgtctatctgtctCCCCCTCTctcgggtgccctggctggctttatatatgcaaccagcccaggttttacaagagtcctagtcgactacttcttcggttgccttgttgggccttctccatattgggccgagccaagccaggtatactaataatgggtagccgaatggtatacccatgtcagtagctcccaagtgtctagggaagtcgaagacttgcgtagagactccaaacATAATCATCTCCAAAGttgaagaaatacaaggcgaggtccatgtcgtagatcatgtgtagcgtagttgATGTCTCGAAATTATTTTCTATCGGGTGTGCGGCCagtgctcctgatgggagtagcccccgattctatgggcaagtgcttgcacttgggcatagactcaagttgtactactcgatgaagaacttgactatatttctgggtgtagcccctctttttatcgactcctgttGGAGGATttaatgaaatccatgtgctcccgatgggagtaggctctacTCGAGCCGCagagtcgagttgagtctacaaacctttatATATTTACAGAATCGAATGAAATTTCCATACTTTTCTCTTTTTCAAATTCCTCGAGACCAAAGAAACACTATATTTTCTTCGTCAaatatattgtacatggatatTGGTAAAtgtggctggttcatctgacggatcaggtaccagttaattgctctagtggcaaatctggataaacctacttcaaactcgCGTCCCTGGACACGAATTCGGGATACTGACGCAATTCAGAACGTGCCGCTTTAGGACTTACCGAAAGTGAATTCCAGCAAAAttatcgggtccacagcgcgtccgccggGATTTTTCTTCACATATGTTTATGTGGAAAAAGTGGCAGAGCACGTTCGGGTGGGATGCCACGCCACGCAGgatggatcctggggtcttaccttcgtgaccTTTTTACGAGTCATGGCATTCGGAGTTTTtaccgcggcggacgcgctccgagaatatattgtctagtgcctttttcggctgatGTAACGACCCATTTTTCGAGCTCTTATATATTTTTCGCGGCGTgatgggtgatggcgtgtaactcacacgttcgttgggaaccccaagaggaaggtatgatgcgcacagcagcaagttttccctcagaaagaaaccaaggtttatcgaaccaggaggagccaagaagcacgttgaaggttgatggcggcgggatgtagtgcggcgcaacaccagagattccggcgccaacgtggaacctgcacaacacaaccaaagtactttgccccaacgaaacagtgaggttgtcaatctcaccggcttgctgtaaacaaggtTTAAACGTATTTTGTGGAAGATTATTGttagcagaaaacaagagaacgattgcaagagattgtatttcagtaaagagaattggaccggggtccacagttcactagaggtgtctctcccataagacgaacagcatgttgggtgaacaaattacagttgggcaattgacaaataaagagagcatgaccatgcacatacatatcatgatgagtatagtgagatttaattgggcattacgacaaagtacatagaccgccatccaactgcatctatgcctaaaaagtccaccttcaggttatcatccgaaccccctccagtattaagttgcaaagcaacagacaattgcattaagtatggtgcgtaatgtaatcaacaactacatccttagacatagcatcaatgttttatccctagtggcaaaagcacaacacaaccttagaactttcgtcacgtcctgtgtcaatgcaggaatgaacccactatcgagcataagtactccctcttggagttacaagcatctacttggccagagcatctactagtaacggagagcatgcaagatcataaacaacacatagatataactttgataatcaacataacaagtattctctattcatcggatcccaacaaacgcaacatatagaattacggatagatgatcttgatcatgttaggcagctcacaagatccgacaatgatagcacaggggggagaagacaaccatctagctactgctatggacccatagtccaggggtagactactcacacatcacaccggaggcgaccatggcggcgtagagtcctccgggagatgattcccctctccggcagggtgccggaggcgatctcctggatccaccgagatgggatcggcggcggcggcgtctctggaaggttttccgtatcgtggttctcggtactggggttttcgtcacggagacgttTTATAGGcgaaaagggcaggtcaagaggcggcacggggcccacaccacagggccgcgcggccaaggggggccgcgccgcctagggtgtggcccctccgtggcccctcttcgtctctccttcggacttctggaagcttcgtgagaaaataggcccctgggctttgatttcgtccaattccgagaatatttccttactaggatttctgaaaccaaaaacagaaaacagaatcgcacttcggcatcttgttaataggttagttccagaaaatgcacgaatatgacataaagtgtgcataaaacatgtagataacatcaataatgtggcatggaacataagaaattatcgatacgtcggagacgtatcagcatccccaagcttagttctgctcgtcccgagcaggtaaaacgataacacgtataatttctgagtgacatgccatcataatcttgatcatactatttgtaaagcatatgtagtgaatgcagcgatcaaaacaatgtatatgacatgagtaaacaagtgaatcatatagcaaagacttttcatgaatagcacttcaagacaagcatcaataagtcttgcataagagttaactcataaagcaataattcaaagtaaaagcattg
It includes:
- the LOC127325861 gene encoding F-box/LRR-repeat protein At4g14103, with protein sequence MHTVLLAGFPGSSTEPNNVLAHKAEEKDRLTMLTDDVLLHILGRVDLATAARTSTLSKQWRNLPWLLPELNLHVTDFLCPDDQVELAQQMDQAMASLTKATKSFLAQPHVTYDTAARLSLKLYVTGNYNYKYGIGLLVSDAIDNGMVKELDLAILDKKEYCKNKDKLQQAQDVEGFFSEYPSMIGCLARLHLQNVRFAEWDISHLLFDCCKQLQHLSLDNCDAGKWSIWQINAPNSNIRILEFRVTWMKRLEVLCLPKLERLHFKNWLYHEPPLRFGSVSSLKELLLLCPATMDHRDFSLSQVLCGATNLHTLTLNFQGEKLWIQPEGKQLCTAFNMLRKLCIHGIYVEFDLLWTINLLEAATSVEIFDVEIYEHQCQEGERRVRYYGAQREKPSWKASGFTVCNNRRLKELRFAGFRPLLESHMLFVRAIMDHAPHLETVLLTDGEASCENCDAVVPPPPRTGGLFPRDRDEQETVARELRSRACASAKIVFSTRYSTVVL